A window of the Dickeya dianthicola NCPPB 453 genome harbors these coding sequences:
- the rpsO gene encoding 30S ribosomal protein S15, translating to MSLSVEAKAKIVAEFGRGTNDSGSTEVQVALLTAQINHLQGHFAEHKKDHHSRRGLLRMVSQRRKLLDYLKRKDLARYTTLIERLGLRR from the coding sequence ATGTCTCTAAGCGTTGAAGCGAAAGCGAAAATTGTTGCGGAATTTGGTCGTGGTACGAATGACAGCGGTTCTACCGAGGTTCAGGTTGCTCTGCTGACTGCTCAGATTAACCATCTGCAGGGTCACTTTGCCGAGCACAAGAAAGATCACCACAGCCGCCGCGGTCTGCTGCGTATGGTTTCTCAGCGTCGTAAGCTGCTGGACTACCTGAAGCGTAAAGATCTGGCACGCTACACCACCCTGATTGAACGTCTGGGTCTGCGTCGCTAA
- the pnp gene encoding polyribonucleotide nucleotidyltransferase produces the protein MLNPIVRKFQYGQHTVTLETGMMARQATAAVMASIDDTAVFVTVVGAKHAKPGQGFFPLTVNYQERTYAAGRIPGGFFRREGRPSEGETLISRLIDRPIRPLFPDGFVNEVQVIATVVSVNPQVSPDIVAMIGASAALSLSGIPFNGPIGVARVGYINDQYVLNPTTEELKTSRLDLVVAGTEGAVLMVESEADLLSEDQMLGAVVFGHDQQQIVIENIKSLTAEAGKPKWNWQAPEVNVELHNRVQALSEARLGDAYRITEKQERYAQVDAIKSDVVAALLAEDDTLDESELRDILGSIEKNVVRSRVLNGEPRIDGREKDMIRGLDVRTGVLPRTHGSALFTRGETQALVTATLGTERDAQIIDELTGDRTDRFLLHYNFPPYSVGETGMVGSPKRREIGHGRLAKRGVLAVMPKPEAFPYTVRVVSEITESNGSSSMASVCGASLALMDAGVPIKAAVAGIAMGLVKEGDNYVVLSDILGDEDHLGDMDFKVAGSREGVTALQMDIKIEGITREIMQVALNQAKGARLHILGVMEQAISTPRGDISEFAPRIHTIKISTDKIKDVIGKGGSVIRALTEETGTTIEIEDDGTVKIASTDGEKAKHAIRRIEEITAEIEVGRIYQGKVTRIVDFGAFVAIGGGKEGLVHISQIADKRVEKVTDYLQMGQEVPVKVLEVDRQGRVRLSIKEATAQSQETVPVSEEE, from the coding sequence TTGCTTAATCCGATCGTTCGTAAATTCCAGTACGGTCAGCATACCGTGACACTGGAAACCGGCATGATGGCTCGTCAGGCTACTGCTGCTGTGATGGCTAGCATTGATGATACTGCGGTATTTGTGACCGTAGTGGGTGCCAAACACGCCAAGCCGGGTCAGGGCTTTTTCCCGCTGACCGTTAACTATCAGGAGCGTACCTACGCTGCTGGCCGTATCCCAGGCGGTTTTTTTCGTCGTGAAGGCCGTCCGAGCGAAGGTGAAACGCTGATCTCCCGTCTGATCGACCGTCCGATTCGTCCGCTGTTCCCAGATGGTTTTGTTAATGAAGTGCAGGTTATCGCCACTGTGGTTTCCGTTAATCCGCAGGTTAGCCCGGATATCGTTGCCATGATCGGTGCTTCTGCTGCGCTGAGTCTGTCCGGCATTCCGTTCAACGGCCCGATTGGCGTGGCTCGCGTTGGTTACATCAACGACCAGTATGTGCTGAACCCGACTACCGAAGAGCTGAAAACCAGCCGTCTGGATCTGGTCGTCGCCGGTACGGAAGGCGCGGTGCTGATGGTGGAATCCGAAGCGGACCTGCTGAGCGAAGACCAGATGCTGGGCGCGGTAGTGTTCGGTCACGACCAGCAGCAGATTGTTATCGAAAACATCAAGTCGCTGACGGCGGAAGCCGGCAAGCCGAAATGGAACTGGCAGGCGCCGGAAGTTAATGTCGAACTGCATAACCGTGTGCAGGCGCTGTCTGAAGCCCGTCTGGGCGATGCCTACCGCATCACTGAAAAACAGGAGCGCTACGCTCAGGTTGATGCCATCAAATCCGACGTGGTTGCGGCTCTGCTGGCGGAAGATGACACGCTGGACGAGAGCGAACTGCGCGATATTCTCGGCAGCATCGAGAAAAACGTGGTGCGTAGCCGTGTATTGAACGGCGAGCCGCGTATCGACGGCCGTGAAAAAGATATGATCCGTGGTCTGGACGTTCGTACCGGCGTACTGCCGCGTACTCACGGTTCCGCACTGTTCACCCGTGGCGAGACTCAGGCGCTGGTTACCGCGACGCTGGGTACTGAACGTGATGCGCAGATTATTGATGAACTGACCGGCGACCGTACCGATCGTTTCCTGCTGCACTACAACTTCCCTCCGTACTCCGTGGGTGAAACGGGTATGGTCGGGTCGCCGAAGCGCCGCGAAATCGGTCATGGCCGTCTGGCTAAACGTGGCGTGTTGGCTGTGATGCCGAAACCGGAAGCCTTCCCGTACACTGTGCGTGTGGTATCCGAAATCACTGAGTCCAATGGTTCTTCTTCTATGGCGTCCGTGTGCGGTGCGTCGCTGGCGCTGATGGATGCCGGCGTGCCGATCAAAGCTGCCGTTGCCGGTATCGCAATGGGCCTGGTAAAAGAAGGCGATAATTATGTTGTTCTGTCGGACATCCTGGGTGACGAAGACCACCTGGGCGACATGGATTTCAAAGTGGCCGGTAGCCGTGAAGGCGTGACCGCGTTGCAGATGGACATCAAAATCGAAGGCATTACCCGCGAAATCATGCAGGTAGCGCTGAATCAGGCCAAGGGTGCGCGTCTGCACATTCTGGGCGTGATGGAACAAGCGATTAGTACGCCGCGTGGCGATATTTCCGAATTCGCGCCGCGTATTCACACCATCAAGATCAGCACCGACAAGATCAAAGATGTGATTGGTAAAGGTGGTTCGGTGATCCGTGCGCTGACCGAAGAAACTGGCACCACCATCGAGATTGAAGACGACGGTACGGTGAAAATTGCATCGACCGACGGCGAAAAAGCGAAACATGCCATTCGTCGTATCGAAGAGATCACGGCTGAGATCGAAGTGGGCCGTATCTATCAGGGTAAAGTGACCCGCATCGTTGACTTTGGCGCTTTTGTGGCCATCGGCGGCGGTAAAGAAGGTCTGGTTCATATTTCTCAGATCGCCGACAAGCGTGTTGAGAAAGTGACCGATTATCTGCAGATGGGCCAGGAAGTACCGGTCAAGGTACTGGAAGTGGACCGTCAGGGTCGTGTCCGTTTGAGCATAAAAGAAGCAACTGCTCAATCTCAGGAAACTGTTCCGGTTTCCGAGGAAGAATAA
- the nlpI gene encoding lipoprotein NlpI — MKPFLRWCYVATAIMLAGCSNTDWRKDALLAVPLQPTLQQEVILARMEQILASRAITPDERAQLLYERGVLYDSLGLRALARNDFSQALSIRPDMPEVFNYLGIYLTQAGNFDAAYEAFDSVLELDPTYNYARLNRGIALYYGGRYLLAQDDLLAFYRDDPNDPFRSLWLYLVEREINPEKAKSALKERYEGAKKGVWGWTIVEFYLGDINEKTLMQRIQEEAKDNTSLAEHLSETDFYLGKHYLSLGDKNTAEALFKLTVANNVHNFVEHRYALLELAQLGQEQDDLSGSDQQ, encoded by the coding sequence ATGAAGCCTTTCTTGCGCTGGTGTTATGTTGCGACAGCAATTATGCTGGCAGGATGCAGCAACACGGATTGGCGCAAAGATGCATTGCTGGCGGTACCGTTGCAGCCGACGTTGCAACAGGAAGTCATTCTGGCGCGCATGGAACAAATCCTGGCGAGCCGGGCAATTACACCCGATGAGCGAGCACAGCTGTTATATGAGCGCGGAGTGCTGTATGATAGCCTCGGGTTACGGGCGTTGGCGCGAAATGATTTTTCACAAGCGCTCTCTATCCGTCCCGATATGCCGGAAGTTTTTAACTATCTCGGTATTTACTTGACGCAGGCAGGCAATTTTGATGCTGCCTATGAAGCGTTTGATTCTGTATTAGAGCTTGATCCAACTTACAATTATGCGCGTTTGAATCGGGGCATCGCTTTGTACTACGGCGGTCGCTACCTGTTGGCGCAGGATGATCTGCTAGCGTTTTATCGCGACGATCCTAATGATCCTTTCCGTTCCCTGTGGCTTTATCTGGTGGAGAGAGAAATCAATCCCGAGAAGGCCAAATCAGCGTTGAAAGAACGCTACGAAGGGGCAAAGAAAGGTGTGTGGGGATGGACGATTGTCGAATTCTACCTGGGCGACATCAACGAAAAAACGTTGATGCAGCGTATACAGGAAGAAGCTAAGGATAACACTTCGCTCGCCGAGCATCTCAGTGAAACTGACTTCTATTTAGGTAAGCACTACCTAAGTCTGGGGGACAAGAACACCGCTGAGGCGTTGTTCAAGCTGACGGTTGCTAACAATGTTCACAATTTTGTTGAGCACCGCTATGCGTTGTTGGAATTGGCGCAGTTAGGCCAAGAGCAAGACGACCTATCAGGATCGGACCAGCAATAG
- the yrbN gene encoding protein YrbN, producing the protein MKMIEYFLDKLCRLAAILK; encoded by the coding sequence ATGAAAATGATTGAGTATTTTCTCGACAAGTTATGTAGACTGGCCGCCATTTTGAAGTGA
- a CDS encoding DEAD/DEAH family ATP-dependent RNA helicase, with amino-acid sequence MAEFETSFASLGLSAPILSALSELGYEKPSPIQAECIPHLLNGRDVLGMAQTGSGKTAAFSLPLLNNIKAELKAPQLLVLAPTRELAVQVAEACNEFSKHMQGVNVVALYGGQRYDVQLRALRQGPQIVVGTPGRLLDHLKRGTLDLSNLSGLVLDEADEMLRMGFIEDVENIMAQIPAEHQTALFSATMPEAIRRITRRFMKDPQEVRIQSSVTTRPDISQSYWTVYGMRKNEALIRFLEAEDFDAAIIFVRTKNATLEVAEALERSGYNSAALNGDMNQALREQTLERLKDGRLDILIATDVAARGLDVERISLVVNYDIPMDSESYVHRIGRTGRAGRAGRALLFVENRERRLLRNIERTMKLTIPEVDLPNAELLGQRRLAQFAAKVQQQLESSDLDMYRALLGKLRPQEELDIETLAAALLKMAQGERPLVLPPESAAERRPRREFRERDERFERRGDRNERAPRSSDERPARRERRDVGEMDLYRIEVGRDDGVEVRHIVGAIANEGDISSRYIGNIKLFASHSTIELPKGMPGDLLSHFTRTRILNKPMNMQLMGDAQPHERRERREGGERGERSGARGFGERAGTGSGRGRPFNGERREGGERRGSRDGQRAPRRVSNNA; translated from the coding sequence ATGGCAGAGTTTGAAACCTCTTTTGCTAGTTTGGGGCTGTCCGCTCCGATTCTGAGTGCATTGTCTGAGCTGGGGTACGAAAAGCCGTCCCCGATTCAGGCGGAATGTATTCCCCATCTGCTCAACGGGCGCGACGTACTGGGTATGGCGCAGACCGGGAGCGGTAAAACCGCGGCATTTTCGCTGCCGCTGCTGAACAATATCAAGGCTGAACTGAAAGCGCCGCAATTGTTGGTGCTGGCACCGACCCGTGAGTTGGCGGTGCAGGTTGCAGAAGCCTGTAACGAGTTTTCCAAACATATGCAGGGCGTCAACGTGGTGGCGCTGTATGGCGGCCAGCGTTATGACGTACAACTGCGCGCGCTGCGCCAGGGGCCGCAAATCGTGGTCGGGACCCCAGGACGCCTGCTGGACCACCTGAAACGCGGTACGCTGGATCTGTCCAATCTGAGCGGTCTGGTGCTGGACGAAGCTGACGAAATGCTGCGCATGGGCTTCATCGAAGATGTGGAAAACATCATGGCGCAGATCCCGGCTGAACATCAGACGGCGCTGTTCTCTGCCACCATGCCGGAAGCGATTCGTCGTATCACCCGTCGTTTCATGAAAGATCCGCAGGAAGTCCGCATTCAGTCCAGCGTGACGACTCGTCCGGATATCAGCCAGAGCTACTGGACGGTATACGGCATGCGTAAGAATGAAGCGTTGATCCGTTTCCTGGAAGCCGAAGATTTTGATGCTGCGATCATTTTCGTGCGCACCAAGAACGCCACGCTGGAAGTGGCCGAAGCGTTGGAGCGCAGCGGTTACAACAGCGCCGCGCTGAACGGCGACATGAATCAGGCGCTGCGTGAACAAACGCTGGAGCGTCTGAAAGACGGTCGTCTGGATATCCTGATCGCGACCGACGTTGCCGCGCGTGGCCTGGATGTTGAACGTATCAGCCTGGTGGTGAACTACGACATTCCGATGGATTCCGAATCCTACGTACACCGTATTGGTCGTACCGGCCGTGCTGGTCGTGCCGGACGCGCGTTGCTGTTCGTGGAAAACCGCGAGCGTCGCCTGCTGCGCAATATCGAGCGCACCATGAAGCTGACGATTCCGGAAGTGGATCTGCCGAACGCTGAACTGCTTGGACAGCGCCGTCTGGCGCAGTTTGCCGCCAAAGTACAGCAACAGCTGGAAAGCAGCGATCTGGATATGTACCGCGCGCTGCTCGGCAAGCTGCGGCCGCAGGAAGAGCTGGACATCGAAACGCTGGCCGCCGCGCTGCTGAAGATGGCACAGGGCGAGCGTCCGCTGGTTCTACCGCCGGAGTCGGCGGCTGAGCGTCGTCCGCGTCGTGAATTCCGCGAACGCGACGAGCGCTTCGAACGTCGTGGCGACCGAAATGAACGTGCTCCGCGCAGCAGCGATGAGCGTCCGGCTCGTCGTGAGCGTCGTGACGTTGGCGAAATGGATCTGTATCGGATCGAAGTGGGTCGTGACGATGGCGTGGAAGTGCGTCATATCGTGGGCGCGATTGCTAACGAAGGCGACATCAGCAGCCGTTACATCGGCAACATCAAGCTGTTTGCCTCACATTCCACCATTGAGCTGCCGAAAGGCATGCCGGGCGATCTGCTGTCACACTTCACCCGCACGCGTATTCTGAACAAACCGATGAATATGCAACTGATGGGTGACGCGCAACCGCATGAACGCCGTGAGCGTCGTGAAGGTGGTGAGCGTGGCGAACGCAGTGGTGCCCGTGGGTTCGGCGAACGTGCCGGTACCGGTAGTGGCCGCGGCCGCCCGTTCAATGGTGAACGTCGTGAAGGCGGCGAGCGTCGTGGCAGCCGTGACGGTCAGCGTGCGCCGCGCCGTGTCAGTAATAATGCCTGA
- a CDS encoding luciferase-like monooxygenase: MTATVPFSLLDLAPIPQGNTARDAFHHSLDLAQHAEKWGYRRYWLAEHHNMTGIASAATSVLIGYIAGGTQRIKLGSGGVMLPNHAPLVIAEQFGTLESLYPGRIELGLGRAPGTDPHTMQALRRHLNADIDDFPHDVQELQRYFAPAQPGQAVQAVPGQGLNVPIWLLGSSLYSAQLAASMGLPFAFAAHFAPDMLLQALQLYRDNFQPSAQLEKPYTMVCVNVVAADSDRDARFLLTSLQQQFINLRRGTPGPLPAPVESMETYWSAAEQFAVEQTLRLAVVGDAANVRHGLQTLLRETQADELMINGQIFDHQARLRSFELVAQLQPEIVREARIQ, from the coding sequence ATGACCGCTACCGTTCCTTTCTCGCTGCTCGATCTGGCCCCTATCCCACAAGGCAACACGGCTCGCGATGCGTTCCACCATTCTCTGGATCTGGCGCAGCACGCGGAAAAATGGGGGTATCGACGCTACTGGCTAGCGGAACATCACAATATGACCGGTATCGCCAGCGCGGCCACGTCGGTGCTGATCGGTTACATTGCCGGCGGTACGCAGCGCATCAAACTCGGCTCCGGCGGCGTGATGCTGCCAAACCATGCTCCGCTGGTGATTGCCGAACAGTTCGGCACGCTAGAATCGCTCTATCCCGGCCGTATCGAGCTGGGCCTGGGACGCGCACCCGGCACCGACCCGCACACCATGCAGGCGTTACGCCGCCATCTGAATGCCGATATTGACGACTTTCCCCATGACGTGCAGGAACTTCAACGCTACTTCGCCCCAGCTCAGCCAGGACAAGCCGTGCAGGCAGTGCCGGGACAGGGGCTGAACGTTCCGATCTGGCTGCTGGGCTCCAGCCTGTACAGCGCCCAGTTGGCTGCCTCGATGGGGCTGCCGTTTGCCTTCGCCGCCCATTTCGCGCCGGATATGTTGTTGCAGGCATTGCAGCTTTATCGCGACAATTTCCAGCCATCCGCCCAGCTTGAGAAACCGTATACGATGGTGTGCGTCAACGTGGTCGCCGCCGACAGCGATCGGGACGCCCGTTTTCTGCTCACCTCGTTGCAGCAGCAGTTTATCAACCTTCGACGCGGCACGCCGGGGCCGCTGCCGGCGCCGGTGGAATCGATGGAGACGTACTGGTCCGCCGCGGAACAGTTTGCAGTAGAACAGACCTTACGGCTGGCAGTGGTGGGCGATGCGGCCAACGTGCGTCATGGCCTGCAAACCCTGTTGCGGGAAACCCAGGCGGATGAGCTGATGATCAACGGACAGATATTCGACCATCAGGCGCGGCTGCGTTCGTTCGAACTGGTGGCGCAACTGCAACCGGAAATCGTGCGGGAAGCGCGTATTCAGTAA
- a CDS encoding U32 family peptidase gives MKYSLGALLYYWPKADIETFYQAAAASSADIIYLGETVCSKRRGMKVGDWLTLAHEIAASGKQVVLSTLSLLQAPSELTELKKYVENGEFLLEANDLGAVNMAAERGLPFIAGHALNCYNAYTLRLLHKQGMMRWCMPVELSRDWLQHLLNQCDELGFRRQFEVEVLSYGHLPLAYSARCFTARSENRPKDECETCCINYPQGRQMRSQENQQVFVLNGIQTQSGYCYNLGNDLASMDGLVDIVRLSPQGLDTLTMIDRFRANQHGEQRLTLENQQDCNGYWRRVAGLELVG, from the coding sequence ATGAAATATTCACTGGGCGCGCTGCTCTACTATTGGCCCAAAGCCGACATTGAAACGTTTTATCAGGCTGCCGCCGCCAGCAGCGCCGATATTATCTATTTGGGTGAAACCGTGTGCAGCAAACGCCGAGGCATGAAAGTCGGCGACTGGCTCACCCTGGCGCACGAGATCGCGGCCAGCGGCAAACAGGTGGTTCTCTCCACACTGTCGCTGTTGCAGGCGCCTTCTGAGCTGACCGAGCTGAAAAAGTATGTGGAAAACGGCGAATTTCTGCTGGAAGCCAACGATCTGGGCGCGGTCAATATGGCGGCAGAACGCGGTCTGCCGTTTATCGCCGGTCATGCGCTCAACTGCTATAACGCCTATACTCTGCGGTTACTGCACAAGCAAGGCATGATGCGCTGGTGTATGCCGGTGGAACTGTCGCGGGACTGGCTGCAACATCTGCTCAATCAGTGTGACGAGCTCGGTTTTCGCCGCCAGTTTGAGGTGGAAGTGCTGAGCTATGGTCATCTGCCGCTGGCGTATTCCGCCCGTTGTTTTACCGCCCGTTCGGAAAACCGCCCCAAAGACGAATGCGAAACCTGTTGCATCAACTATCCGCAAGGACGCCAGATGCGGTCGCAGGAAAATCAGCAGGTTTTTGTGCTCAACGGCATCCAGACTCAGAGCGGTTACTGCTATAACCTCGGCAACGATCTGGCCTCAATGGACGGGCTGGTGGATATCGTCCGCCTGTCGCCGCAAGGGCTGGATACGCTGACGATGATCGACCGTTTCCGCGCCAACCAGCATGGCGAACAACGGCTAACGCTGGAAAATCAACAGGATTGCAACGGTTACTGGCGACGAGTGGCCGGGCTGGAGCTGGTCGGTTAA
- the ubiU gene encoding ubiquinone anaerobic biosynthesis protein UbiU gives MELLCPAGNLPALKAAIDYGADAVYIGLKDDTNARHFAGLNFNDKKLQDASDYVHRHRRKLHIAINTFAHPDGYQRWQRAVDTAVQTAGADALILADLAMLEYAAERYPTVERHVSVQASATNEEAIRFYQRHFDVARVVLPRVLSIHQVKQLSRTSPVPLEVFAFGSLCIMAEGRCYLSSYLTGESPNTVGACSPARFVRWQQTENGMESRLNDVLIDRYQDDENAGYPTLCKGRYLVDGQRYHALEEPTSLNTLELLPELMAANIASVKIEGRQRSPAYVSQVTQVWRQAIDRCKADPAHFTPTAEWMEALGAVAEGAQTTLGAYHRQWQ, from the coding sequence ATGGAACTGCTTTGCCCCGCCGGTAATCTGCCGGCACTAAAAGCCGCCATCGACTATGGCGCTGACGCGGTGTACATCGGGCTGAAAGACGATACCAACGCCCGCCACTTCGCCGGCCTCAATTTCAACGATAAAAAACTGCAGGATGCCAGCGATTACGTGCATCGCCACCGCCGTAAGCTGCATATCGCCATCAATACCTTCGCCCACCCGGACGGCTATCAGCGCTGGCAGCGGGCAGTGGACACCGCTGTGCAGACCGCCGGCGCCGATGCGCTGATTCTGGCGGATCTGGCGATGCTGGAGTATGCCGCCGAGCGTTATCCTACGGTAGAGCGGCACGTGTCGGTGCAGGCATCCGCCACCAACGAGGAAGCCATCCGCTTTTATCAACGCCACTTCGATGTCGCCCGCGTCGTGCTGCCGCGCGTGCTCTCCATTCATCAGGTTAAACAGCTGTCGCGCACCAGCCCGGTGCCGCTGGAAGTGTTCGCCTTCGGCAGCTTGTGCATCATGGCTGAAGGGCGCTGTTACCTGTCTTCTTATCTGACCGGCGAGTCGCCCAATACCGTAGGCGCCTGCTCGCCGGCACGTTTCGTGCGCTGGCAGCAGACGGAAAACGGCATGGAATCGCGGCTAAACGATGTGTTGATCGACCGTTATCAGGACGATGAAAACGCCGGCTACCCGACCTTGTGCAAAGGCCGTTATCTGGTGGACGGCCAGCGTTATCACGCGCTGGAGGAACCCACCAGCCTGAATACGCTGGAACTGCTGCCGGAACTGATGGCGGCGAATATTGCGTCGGTGAAAATCGAAGGCCGCCAGCGCAGCCCGGCGTACGTCAGCCAGGTAACCCAGGTGTGGCGACAGGCGATCGACCGTTGCAAGGCCGACCCGGCGCATTTTACCCCCACCGCCGAATGGATGGAGGCGTTGGGCGCCGTCGCCGAAGGTGCGCAGACCACGCTGGGCGCTTATCATCGCCAGTGGCAGTAG
- the ubiT gene encoding ubiquinone anaerobic biosynthesis accessory factor UbiT, whose translation MLEKLRAQIVRQGPRLLSKPLTLTPFFLQRRVLEQLLGWQFRQALEEGELDFLDGRWLRIDVRDIGLQWFVTLRDNRLEISHNELADVSFSADANDLILIAARREDPDTLFFQRRLRIEGDTELGLYVKNLMDAIELESMPAPLRVALLQLAGFVAAGLQEGAEQTSPHAPVSC comes from the coding sequence GTGTTGGAAAAACTACGGGCGCAGATTGTGCGTCAAGGGCCACGTTTACTGAGTAAACCGTTAACGTTAACGCCTTTCTTCCTGCAACGCCGGGTGCTGGAGCAACTGCTGGGATGGCAGTTCCGCCAGGCATTGGAAGAAGGCGAACTGGATTTTCTTGACGGGCGTTGGTTGCGGATTGACGTCCGTGATATCGGTTTGCAGTGGTTTGTCACGTTGCGGGATAACCGGCTGGAAATCAGTCATAACGAACTGGCGGATGTGAGTTTCAGCGCCGATGCCAACGATCTGATCCTGATCGCCGCCCGCCGTGAAGATCCGGATACGCTATTTTTCCAGCGCCGCCTGCGTATTGAAGGGGATACCGAACTGGGGCTGTACGTCAAGAACCTGATGGACGCCATCGAACTGGAAAGTATGCCCGCGCCGCTGCGCGTTGCGTTGCTGCAACTGGCCGGGTTCGTGGCTGCCGGTTTACAGGAGGGCGCGGAGCAGACCAGTCCGCACGCGCCAGTATCATGCTGA
- a CDS encoding GNAT family N-acetyltransferase, producing the protein MLIRVEIPVDAPGIDALLRRAFPTSAEAELVHQLREDGQLTLGIVATDDEGGVIAYAAFSPVTLGGEDRQWVALAPMAVEESQRRQGIGEQLVYEGLDALNEFGYTAVVVLGNRDYYARFGFVPAAEQHLYCRWLGCEADFQVYPLADNHFEGASGLVEYAEPFNRF; encoded by the coding sequence ATGCTGATCCGTGTTGAAATTCCGGTTGATGCGCCGGGCATCGATGCCCTGCTGCGGCGCGCGTTTCCCACCAGCGCCGAGGCGGAGTTAGTGCATCAGTTGCGTGAAGACGGCCAGTTGACGCTGGGGATCGTCGCGACGGACGACGAAGGCGGCGTGATAGCTTACGCGGCATTCAGCCCGGTGACGCTGGGCGGTGAAGACCGGCAGTGGGTAGCGTTGGCTCCGATGGCGGTGGAAGAGAGCCAGAGACGGCAGGGTATCGGCGAGCAACTGGTGTATGAAGGGCTGGATGCGCTCAACGAGTTCGGCTATACCGCCGTGGTAGTGCTGGGCAATCGAGATTACTACGCGCGTTTCGGCTTTGTGCCGGCGGCGGAACAGCACCTGTATTGCCGCTGGTTGGGCTGCGAGGCGGACTTCCAGGTCTACCCGCTGGCGGACAACCATTTTGAGGGCGCCAGCGGTCTGGTGGAATACGCAGAGCCGTTCAATCGCTTCTGA
- a CDS encoding GIY-YIG nuclease family protein, with the protein MKNSETTWFLYLLRTGSGLLYTGITTDVARRLAQHQSGKGARALRGKGPLALVYHCVAGDRSTALKWEYRVKQLSKMQKERLVQHQPSTLIDFPPLIRSD; encoded by the coding sequence GTGAAAAACAGTGAAACCACATGGTTTTTGTATCTGCTGCGCACCGGCAGCGGGCTGCTTTACACCGGCATCACCACCGATGTGGCGCGGCGGCTGGCGCAGCATCAGAGCGGAAAAGGAGCGCGGGCGTTGCGCGGCAAAGGACCGCTGGCGCTGGTGTATCATTGCGTGGCGGGCGATCGCTCCACGGCGCTGAAATGGGAATACCGCGTCAAACAATTGAGCAAAATGCAAAAAGAAAGGCTGGTGCAACACCAGCCTTCGACGCTTATCGATTTCCCGCCTCTCATCAGAAGCGATTGA
- the deoC gene encoding deoxyribose-phosphate aldolase, giving the protein MSDLTAAAQRALGLMDLTTLNDDDTDEKVTALCRQANSPAGKTAAICIYPRFVPLARKVLREQGTPDVRIATVTNFPHGNDDIDIALAETHAAIAYGADDVDVVFPYRALMAGNRQVGFELVKACKSACAAAGVLLKVIIETGELKTDALIREASEIAIEAGADFIKTSTGKVAVNATLHSADVMLSVIRDKGVGDRVGFKPAGGVRTAEDAADYLQLADAIMGDGWADARHFRFGASGLLGSLLTTLGHAAGQARNGY; this is encoded by the coding sequence ATGAGTGATTTAACTGCGGCGGCGCAACGCGCGCTGGGACTGATGGATTTAACCACCCTGAATGACGACGATACCGATGAGAAGGTGACTGCCCTGTGTCGTCAGGCTAACAGCCCGGCGGGAAAAACCGCCGCCATCTGTATCTACCCGCGTTTTGTGCCGCTGGCGCGCAAGGTGCTGCGCGAGCAGGGCACGCCGGATGTCCGCATCGCTACCGTGACCAATTTCCCGCACGGCAACGACGACATTGACATTGCGTTGGCGGAAACCCATGCGGCCATCGCTTACGGCGCCGACGACGTGGACGTGGTGTTCCCCTATCGGGCGCTGATGGCCGGCAATCGTCAGGTCGGTTTCGAACTGGTGAAAGCCTGCAAGTCGGCCTGTGCGGCGGCGGGCGTGCTGTTGAAAGTGATCATTGAAACCGGTGAGCTGAAAACCGATGCGTTGATTCGTGAAGCCAGCGAGATTGCGATTGAGGCCGGGGCGGATTTCATCAAAACCTCCACCGGCAAGGTGGCGGTGAATGCCACGCTGCATTCTGCCGACGTGATGCTGAGCGTGATCCGCGATAAAGGTGTGGGCGATCGCGTCGGTTTTAAACCGGCCGGTGGCGTGCGCACGGCGGAAGACGCCGCTGATTATCTGCAACTTGCCGACGCTATCATGGGCGACGGCTGGGCGGATGCCCGCCATTTCCGCTTTGGCGCGTCCGGTTTGCTCGGCAGCTTGCTGACCACGCTGGGCCACGCCGCCGGGCAGGCGCGCAACGGCTACTGA